The Bactrocera dorsalis isolate Fly_Bdor chromosome 3, ASM2337382v1, whole genome shotgun sequence genomic interval AATCAAGTAACGACTATCAAAAAGACAAACtccaaaaaaatagtttctgatttatattcgaaaaatggaatttattgtcaaaaaaataacaattcttggaaaaattacTAACGAGCTAAGTGAAACATATTCTTAGAAAACCACACGTCTAAAGATTACCCGTTACTTATTTTCACGAGTTCAGTTATTAACATTTCATCTGGTttcgtagacccgactgtcatgcAACGGCGCTCAAAACCATTATTATGGTATCAGCAgatcaaaaatttcaattataattgcTAAAAAGGCTTCtagaaaaatttactttttaaaatgtagaaaaataggggaacatacataagtattcaTGCACACCGTGTAAAACATAAAAATCCATTAATACACAGGTATAACTGAAAGCAAGTACAGTTCTATATTTATCGTCTTATGTTGGCCTCTATTTTGAATATGTTTCCTGGTACTACTGCTCATTGTTCGCATTCACTTTTTATGCTAATGCATTTGTATTCTTTATgtcttttctgtttttttgtgtgtttcctTGCCAACCGCTTTCAAATATCCAATAATGGCATACCATGACTCGCCTTATAGCAATAATCGCCGCACGAGCACTTTCTGCAGTTATTTctcaaacacatatacatacatagcttaGTAGTAGTAGTtctcaaacatatgtacatatatctgacTTGTTTCCTTTCCTTTGCCATGCTTTACTTCCTACTACTTATTGCAGCGAACATGTCTAAATAGCAGCAAAATAAGTAGAGCAGAAGATTTTTTGCGACATTCCTCCATTACTCTGCGTCGCATTACAATGGCGATAAGAATGGAGGCGACAACGCTGGTTTTGCCGACAACAAGCGGAAGAGCGAATAGCCATTGTGTGGGCATTGGACAATGCGTAAGGCAAGAGAAGTGGTGGTGTTGGTGAAGAAAAAAAGGTGACGTAAAACTGAAGGCAGCTGGTAGCGCTTGGTGTATAGTGGAGGCACTCCACTTGACAGCTTGGTTAGTGGGCGTGTGTAGCACATATAGTCGAGCAGGGTAATAAGTAGTTACaagtacataaatgtatgtatgtgactgtatgattttttattgctgctgatAATAGGGTGTTTTTTAGGGGTATgggatttttatgaaaaaaaaacaacttcaCAGAAAAGTGTATGTTATTTTAGAAATTGAGCTTTTTTAGCGCaaaaatttttgacatttaGTTCTTGAATAAAATTTAGAGTAAATACTGTCCTGTCGTTAAAATTGTTCAGAAATTTCTTAAGTTGTCAGTCGTAATGGTTTGTCTCGGGATTCTATGCTAAAAACCAGTTGAGTTGGAAAAGACTTACGTtgtttcagttttatcaaaaacacaagccacCGAGTGGcgcaaagccttcaaagacaaGACGATCGAGAGATCGGTGAAGACATGTCTCCTTCTGGACGACTTTCGatagtgaaggatatggtgcttgaaaaagCTCGCGAGTTccttcgaatgattttggtgaatatttttggtatgaaaagcattcttgctcgactcgtcctaataaagctgattttttttttcaaaattagtaccgtaaacaggtctctttggacatgcttgagcgtgcgaattccgatcccacattcatgaagaGCAGTATAACTGCCTAAAAGAGATGAATTTATGAGTTTAGCATgccaacaagtcaacaatccTGGGAATGAAAgggaaaaaaacgagccgaaaccaataaaaccacgccaaagccgctaaAAAATCAAGGTGttgcttattgttttttttttatattaatagttTGGTGCGTCAGGAATTTATCGTGgcgggacagacggtcaataaggagttctatttgatCGCATTGAGGCCTTTGCCTGAGAAAAGTTGTCGAAAAAAGCCGGAATTGAGAAAGAACAACTCAAGGATTTTACACGATAAGAAGCACCAACGCATTGAGCCACGATTATGACCGAATTTAAGaccaaaaatgcaatgaataccatcggtCTAACGTTGTATTCCCcagttataatatttgaaacatCTTAAAAAACACCTTATCATATCTATATGTAGGAAATTGTGTGAAAAActcttaattatttatatttagcgCATTCCACGCGCTCGTGACTGTGTAAAGAAAGCTCACCAAATTGTTTGGTGCGTGAAAATTCattattatgtatattgatGCTTTGATTGAAGTGGCACTTGGTCACGGTTAATAACATTGAGTATTCGTCGGAAACTTGAACAAATATATAGGTTGTGATCGTATCAATTTACGAAGCGAGATTAGTTTCTGCTTAGTTGTCTGCTCTTAGTTAAAAGTGGCGCCTGAAGGACACTACTATTCcccattatattattatttctattactaTCTGCCGAAGGTTGGAGCTTACAATATAGAGAATACCTTAAATTGTTGTTTGACTGTACTTTGACTtgtactactgtgcccaaaaaataaggtgacattgtatttattttgaaaattctttatttattcttccaaaccaatttcatccccttcaaagtaatcccttcccgatgcaatgcacttatgccaacagattttccaatcttcgaaacactggttgtagtcactttccgggatggccttcagttccgtttTCGCTGCTTcgggcttgaatctcctctatcgtataaaaacggtgtccccggagcggtcttttgagcttggtgaacagccagaagaatacggtggttgcggaacgatatgggttgagtttttggcgaaatgatcaccaATTACGAGGGCaatatgggatggtgcattatcgtggtgtaaaaaccaagaattgtctttccacaattccggcctttttaggcggatagcgttacgcaaacgacgcataacgttcaaataatattccttgttggctgtttgaccggttggaaggaattcataatgcacaacaccacgataatcgaagataATCGAACAGttaacatgaccttgatttttgagcaactttggcgcgatttttttggtctcggatctcttttggcacgatattctctcgattgatcggttgtttcggggtcgtaagcatagatccaagtctcatcgccagttataatgcatttcatgacaccctggtagtcggaaagcaccgtttcacacacttcaatgcgacgccttttttccgaaaaattcaatgttttcggtactagtcgagatttgacgcgcttgagtcccaaaacatccttcaaaatggtattggctgagcctttcgatatgccaacttcatcagcaaggtctctaattgttaatcgacggtttttcaacaccaaatctttgatttgttgaacgtgagcttcgtcggttaaagttgatggtcgccctggacgctcttcgtcttcgacacgttcacggccggcttggaactcactataccacttgtaaacattttttttagacatagcctcatcatcaaaggctttctgcaccttccgcagcagaaaattgattccgtaaacaaaatttaatgcaaattctttgctaaacaaatttcgacatcggaaaaaacgaaaaactcacttttagcagcccACAAAACGAtctctcaaacactaatgaatattttgacatgaaatttgacataaatgtgactgacagtactaccaacctaaaaataattctccaaatccttcgacgcgcgcagtttaaattcaaatgacaccttattttttgggcacagtagtatatgTTGTGATGTAAGAGATTTGGTAGTTGCGAAAGCGTTAGAAAATATTTCCTCATGAGAACGAATACAACAGATATGACCTCCCAGAACCGGATATCAAACTGGATCGTATGTGGCTCTGTACTGGAGGAGATTGTCAAGAATGATCTACGGTTGCAACACTCCTGTGGCGGCATACGCCTACAGAATGAGGACGACATATCGAGAAGACAACAGATATTTATTCTCAGGAAGATCATGTTTTGTTTCGGAAATTTCTCCGCCAGGTCACAAAGGCAATggagggcaatgaaataatgGACGAGAGAGCCCAGAGTGGTGTACGGGTGTTTCTGTTTAGAGTCTACGCCTGTAGAATGGAACTGACAGACGACCACAGAAATTTTTTCTCAGGAAGAGCATCTTGCATCTCTTGTGCCATTGTCCCGCATGGACAAGACGACGCATCAAGTCATAAGAgacactggaaaatgttttgttGGGTCTACTGAAATTTGCCTCAAGCGCAGACATCCTAAAGTGTGACTACTGCTCATGGTCTTCGTAACGGGTCTACAACTGGTATCGCAAAGCATCAAAACTAGTCTATGCGTAGCTCTAAGCGTACCATGCTAGCATTTGCCAACCCAGGAGCGAATAGCTTTTGGGGGGTGGGGGGCggtaaataaacatttacttgaCACATGAAGATTAATACTGTAGTCAGTTTCtgtattgaatagaaaaatttcacaaaagaaAACGATGTGGGAATCGTTCGAGAACTTCTTCTGCAGTGACTGATCAATCTATATTGAAGAATGTTCATCCTCAGCTACGTTTTCATGTGGCGAAGTATCGAAAAAGAGCATTCAGAGCTCGCATTGTTCACAGGAATTGTGCAGAATATGCGAGTAAAACTATGAATTATGAGGTTTAGGTCTACATCGCAGTTCTTCAATGCAGTAGTCGGTAACTTGTTGCCTTTGGACATTTGCTTCTGGCTCCAATGGCACTGCCAGTGATCAAGTTCGCCTTTGAGCGTCGCACGACGTTGTCAATAACCAAAACACCTATAAGACTGTTCATCAAGCCGTCGataagattttccatttctttggttttcaaagcacatactttttctggcagcagcaaactcagttgaaattCATTTTTGGTCCCTGAAGAAACTTCATCCGTATAACACATAGTTGATTTAATTGcaataagttttaattttttctggaaTCCTGACGCTATGAAGTGCGCACGTACCAATTCTACTATGGAAATTTATATTGCATTTGagcataataaaaataaattttcatgacTTCAATTGGATTGTATGAAATGCCGAGTTGAGTGTTTGTGTTGTGTGCAGTCGCTAGGGAAATGGGTCAAGGTGTTACAtgacagaaattgtcaatattcaatagttgttttactAAAGACAAACGAGCGTATGGCATTTGGTTGCCACTTGTGAAGGTTAAAGTTGTCAGAGTTTGCGGAGggcatatatataatatatataagccTTATTATACCATAAATAAATACGTTTGTACAGTGCCTCGTGGAAGTAATGAACTTAATTTTCAGGGTTAATTAATTTCGCAAAGTCACATTACTTTTTCAATCTAATAACATTATACACACTTAATgagaatttttaattgaaaattcattCAGACGGCGCTTACATAATAATTATCACGTACCATCTAACGCTGttctacatacacacacacaaacacacatacctaCACTACACCTACAATATCTCTCTATTCTCTATGCTCAATTTTCATATTACTTTCAGCTCTTTTCCATCGTTGTCTTTGGCTGCATTTCATCGGAGGGTTGGCGCACCGACGAGAATGGCAAGGAGGTGTGTCTGTACAATGGCGATGCCATGGCGTGCAAATATGGCAATACAATCGGTGTATTCGGTTTTTTGGCGTCGATGGCCTTCATCGCTGGTGAGTACCTGTTCGAACGCATGTCATCGGTGAAGAGCCGGAAACGTTATGTGATGGCGGATATGGGATTCTCAGGTGAGTGTGAATTGCTGTGACTTCGTTTTGAGCGAAAAGCTCAAACTCAGCGTTGTGATTAGTGTTAAAGaagcataattttaattttgtgttttactTTTAGCTTTCTGGGCCTTCATGTACTTCATTTCGTTTGTGTACTTGTGGTCGCAGTGGTCCTCTGCGCCTATGCCACCAGGTGGTGTTGGCTCTAGTAATATGGAAGCGgcaatatttttctcttttttctcgATTTTTGTGTGGGTGAGTAAAAGGGAATGTAACTGTAAACAAGTTTCTATAATTTCGTtatagaatttatttaattggatCCATagctaaaaaaaagttattatgaCCCTTGGtagattttccaatttttccaaattttcaaaagtctttcaaaatgtgaaaacccaaatatgtacataatcaATTTTGTGAATATTAATGCTGATATTATGTAAGTTAAATATCGGAGAAGATtaggaattgaaaaaaagttaaggTTAATGAGGTTAGGAATTGAGAAACAAAACTGCTGCGGAGGTCGCTGTACGGCTGAGGGATGTTGGGTACATGAAAGGATTTAAACAGGGACATTTCGAAAATACCCTTTTTTCCTACATTCCTGAAAGCGTCTAAGTGTCTATACTTGATGGTTTTGTCTTTGCTGGCATACCGTCAAGGAGTTTGTGAACGGGACGAAGTCTCTGGAAAACTAGAAAAGAGGCGCTCACGGATGGGTCGAATATCGAAAGGAAACTCTGGGTCAAGTTAAGTTTTAGGCTAAAGAAAACTCCCACTTCAACTTTCCTTCCGAGATTTGACCCATTCGGGAGCGCCTCTTTACGTAGAGCTAGTTTAGTTTTCGACTAACGAATCATTGCAGTGTTTTTAACGCAGAACTGCCGGCCATAAAGATAGCAGTAGATAGACTGCTCCAAGAACAGCCACTTTCAGAGTATTGAGAATTCACTAGAGTTGAGCTCGCTCACTACGCGCTCAAACTAAGGCATGGAGTGTCTATCCTTAAAATCAATAGTTTTGAGCTAAATCATAATCAGACTCTTTT includes:
- the LOC105232834 gene encoding synaptogyrin — its product is MDILTQILNMNAGGAYGGGKAGGAFDPLTFAMKPQVVIRALCWLFSIVVFGCISSEGWRTDENGKEVCLYNGDAMACKYGNTIGVFGFLASMAFIAGEYLFERMSSVKSRKRYVMADMGFSAFWAFMYFISFVYLWSQWSSAPMPPGGVGSSNMEAAIFFSFFSIFVWALCAFLAYKRFLIGAGDEFTSAFETDPANVVHQQAYTSYSMDNDNDQYSTSPFSGQQQQGMEQQGMEYQQPTY